In Archocentrus centrarchus isolate MPI-CPG fArcCen1 chromosome 16, fArcCen1, whole genome shotgun sequence, a single window of DNA contains:
- the decr1 gene encoding 2,4-dienoyl-CoA reductase [(3E)-enoyl-CoA-producing], mitochondrial, whose amino-acid sequence MAARILRTAGRLVSVRSSAVRLQSWLHGSAGLWSSSLPQTGFFPQLENAMLLSGTFNNRVALITGGGTGLGRAMTVTLSQLGAQCIIASRKLEVLQQTAEEISSQTGNKVHAVQCDVRDPQAVSQCIDQMEALTGLPDVIINNAAGNFVCPSERLSPNAWQTIIDIVLNGTAFVTLELGKRLIQKQKGASFLAITTIYAESGSGFVAPSASAKAGVEALYKSLAAEWGRYGHRFNIIQPGPIRTKGAFSRMDPTGAFEKVKIDRIPTGRLGKPAEIANLAAYMSSDYASWMSGAVIRFDGGEYVSIAGEFNELRSVTPDQWKVMEAMIRKTKGS is encoded by the exons atggcggcgcgcatttTGAGGACCGCAGGGAGGCTCGTTTCTGTGAGGAGCTCCGCTGTGCGC CTCCAGTCGTGGCTCCATGGGTCGGCAGGTCTCTGGTCCAGTTCTCTTCCTCAGACTGGCTTCTTCCCACAGCTCGAAAATGCCATGCTGTTATCAGGAACCTTCAACAACCGCGTGGCCTTAATCACGGGAGGAGGGACGGGGCTAGGCCGCGCTATGACTGTCACTCTGTCGCAGCTGGGAGCACAGTGCATCATTGccagcag AAAGTTGGAAGTCCTGCAGCAGACAGCTGAAGAGATCAGCAGCCAGACTGGAAACAAG gTCCACGCGGTGCAGTGTGATGTCAGAGATCCTCAAGCCGTCTCTCAGTGTATTGATCAAATGGAGGCTCTGACAGGACTTCCTGAT GTGATCATCAACAATGCGGCAGGAAACTTTGTCTGTCCATCAGAACGTCTGTCGCCAAACGCCTGGCAGACCATCATTGACATTGTCCTGAATGGGACAGCCTTCGTCACCCTGGAACTTGGAAAGAGGTTGATCCAGAAGCAGAAAG GAGCGTCCTTCCTTGCCATCACCACAATCTACGCCGAGTCTGGTTCTGGGTTTGTGGCCCCGAGTGCGTCGGCAAAGGCTGGGGTTGAGGCGCTCTACAA GTCTCTGGCTGCAGAGTGGGGGCGCTATGGCCACAGATTCAACATCATCCAGCCTGGACCAATCAGAACAAAG GGGGCCTTCAGCCGTATGGACCCGACCGGAGCCTTTGAGAAGGTCAAGATCGACCGCATCCCGACGGGCCGACTCGGGAAGCCAGCAGAGATCGCAAACCTGGCGGCTTACATGAGCAGCGATTATGCCTCCTGGATGTCTGGAGCT gtgATTCGGTTTGATGGAGGGGAGTACGTTTCGATTGCAGGAGAGTTTAACGAGCTGCGCAGT GTGACTCCCGACCAGTGGAAGGTGATGGAGGCAATGATCCGAAAAACTAAAGGATCATAA